From the Hyalangium gracile genome, one window contains:
- a CDS encoding uracil-DNA glycosylase, whose amino-acid sequence MREYLPGDWSEVLKEALESPTFRKLERFVAEERRRYTVYPAEADLFSAFRLTPYARVRVLLLGQDPYHGPGQAHGLAFSVQPGVTPPPSLANIFKELWNDLGLKPPAGGSLVPWAEQGVLLLNAVLTVRQAEPNSHAGQGWEEFTDAVIRAVGARPEPVVFLLWGNYARKKRKLIDAQRHEIIESAHPSPLSAMGGFFGSRPFSRINDALMLRGQAPIEWGRPE is encoded by the coding sequence ATGAGGGAGTATCTGCCGGGAGACTGGAGCGAGGTGCTGAAGGAGGCGCTGGAATCCCCCACGTTCCGCAAGCTCGAGCGCTTCGTGGCGGAGGAGAGGCGGCGGTACACCGTCTATCCCGCGGAGGCCGATCTCTTCTCGGCGTTCCGGCTGACGCCGTACGCGCGGGTGCGGGTGCTGCTGCTGGGGCAGGACCCGTACCACGGCCCCGGGCAGGCGCACGGCCTGGCATTCTCCGTCCAGCCGGGAGTGACGCCGCCGCCCTCGCTGGCGAACATCTTCAAGGAGCTGTGGAACGACCTGGGGCTGAAGCCGCCCGCGGGGGGCTCGCTGGTGCCCTGGGCGGAGCAGGGCGTGCTGCTGCTCAACGCGGTGCTGACGGTGCGACAGGCTGAGCCCAACAGCCACGCCGGCCAGGGCTGGGAGGAGTTCACGGACGCGGTCATCCGCGCGGTGGGCGCCAGGCCCGAGCCGGTGGTCTTCCTGCTCTGGGGCAACTACGCGCGCAAGAAGCGGAAGCTCATCGACGCGCAGCGGCACGAGATCATCGAGTCGGCGCACCCCTCGCCGCTGTCGGCCATGGGGGGCTTCTTCGGCAGCCGCCCGTTCAGCCGGATCAACGACGCGCTGATGCTGCGCGGCCAGGCGCCCATCGAGTGGGGCCGGCCGGAGTAG
- the chrA gene encoding chromate efflux transporter: MNSAEAHDSTEPTARVPAEPLPRLFWRFLRFGLLAWGGPIAQIAMIRQELVEEEKWVTPSRFNRALALYQILPGPEAHELCVYFGMLSRGRVGGLLAGLGFMLPGLLLMLLCSWLYVHLGLESPWVKAAFTTVQAAVAALIVRAVHRIGTHAFTRRAFIAIALLAAVAQLLGVHFTLTLAWAGLTAVLLQAGSRAAALALSIACALGVGLFLFIHTPVNPAPLNATPATGAAPDTLSLLGSGLRTGLLTFGGAYTAIPFLQNDAVARGGWMTDAQFLDGLALGGVLPAPLIIFGTFVGYLGGGLPGALAMTAGIFAPAFAMTLLAHDPLERLLDHPRARGFLEGVTAGVVGLIGGTALPLLRAAVHDVPTGLVFAAALVVLFRSKARLTPMVVVASSALVGLAVHALGWM; this comes from the coding sequence TTGAATTCCGCCGAGGCGCACGACTCCACGGAGCCCACCGCCCGGGTGCCCGCCGAGCCCCTGCCTCGCCTCTTCTGGCGCTTCCTGCGCTTCGGCCTGCTGGCCTGGGGCGGCCCCATCGCGCAGATCGCCATGATCCGCCAGGAGCTCGTCGAGGAGGAGAAGTGGGTCACCCCCTCCCGCTTCAACCGCGCGCTCGCCCTCTACCAGATCCTCCCCGGCCCCGAGGCCCATGAGCTGTGCGTCTACTTCGGCATGCTCTCCCGCGGCCGCGTGGGCGGGCTGCTGGCCGGCCTGGGCTTCATGCTCCCCGGGCTCCTCCTCATGCTCCTGTGCTCCTGGCTCTACGTGCACCTGGGGCTCGAGTCGCCCTGGGTCAAGGCCGCCTTCACCACCGTGCAGGCCGCCGTCGCCGCCCTCATCGTCCGCGCTGTCCACCGCATCGGCACCCACGCCTTCACCCGGCGCGCCTTCATCGCCATCGCCCTGCTCGCCGCCGTCGCCCAGCTCCTCGGCGTCCACTTCACCCTCACCCTGGCCTGGGCCGGCCTCACCGCCGTGCTCCTCCAGGCCGGCTCCCGCGCCGCGGCGCTCGCCCTCTCCATCGCCTGCGCCCTCGGCGTGGGCCTCTTCCTCTTCATCCACACCCCCGTCAACCCCGCCCCGCTCAACGCCACGCCGGCCACCGGGGCAGCGCCGGACACCCTCTCGCTGCTCGGCTCCGGCCTGCGCACCGGGCTGCTCACCTTCGGCGGTGCCTACACCGCCATCCCCTTCCTCCAGAATGACGCGGTGGCCCGTGGCGGGTGGATGACCGATGCCCAGTTCCTCGACGGGCTCGCGCTCGGCGGAGTGCTCCCCGCCCCGCTCATCATCTTCGGCACCTTCGTCGGCTACCTCGGGGGCGGCCTGCCCGGCGCGCTCGCCATGACTGCCGGCATCTTCGCCCCGGCCTTCGCCATGACGCTGCTGGCGCATGATCCGCTCGAACGCCTGCTCGACCACCCTCGCGCCCGGGGCTTCCTCGAGGGCGTCACCGCAGGCGTGGTGGGCCTCATCGGCGGCACCGCGCTCCCCCTGCTGCGTGCCGCGGTGCATGATGTGCCCACCGGCCTGGTCTTCGCCGCCGCCCTCGTCGTCCTCTTCCGCTCCAAGGCCCGGCTCACCCCCATGGTCGTCGTCGCCTCGTCCGCGCTCGTGGGGCTGGCGGTCCACGCCCTCGGGTGGATGTAG
- a CDS encoding CpaF family protein: MSMYTESLRAFLKPVLPYLDDPSVSEIMINGPADIWIERKGRLSKTDAVFSEEGLMGAARNMAQFVGRILSDERPRLDARLPDGSRIHVVIPPIARRGTTISIRKFFKDKLTMEALIKYNSMTTQMARIIDAAIHTKLNMLVSGGTGSGKTTLLNIVSSLIPDDERILTIEDSAELQLNQSHLVAFESRPPDKFGKGGVDMGDLLHSALRLRPDRIVVGEVRGGEAFYLVQAMNTGHGGSLATCHANTPTDTLRRIESLCLMSAVELPMVAVRAQVASAINFIVCCERLHDGSRKTIALSEVLPLNEKGDYRTQDIFVFTPVTKDEDGHVLGYHAPTGIIPTFVGKARAYGFTDLDESFFDPATYGVPPPPTFQVGSSYEVRWAPSLKHREQGRPDPSEYKKQWLDFEKKLQNDARHGKDGQPGTSPPVQVQVPANLPTGKPPPPPGAKPASAPAQLRPASRPSPDALSDEDKTPPPTRNPFARGEDEDDLSAPPEELPTHAGMPPKDEPKVEIAEDLLAEATNPRAAAATPPRRPTAPAAAPARPTTGASNALRPGAVPPRRPAPAPTSAARPAVDDEEVDSGAPSKGEKTQIRSPPPERPRR, translated from the coding sequence ATGTCGATGTACACCGAGTCACTCCGCGCCTTCCTGAAACCGGTCCTCCCGTATCTGGATGACCCGTCGGTGTCGGAGATCATGATCAACGGCCCCGCGGACATCTGGATCGAGCGCAAGGGCCGCCTCTCCAAGACTGACGCCGTCTTCTCCGAGGAAGGCCTGATGGGCGCCGCGCGCAACATGGCGCAGTTCGTCGGCCGCATCCTCAGCGACGAGCGCCCGCGGCTCGATGCGCGTCTGCCCGACGGCAGCCGTATCCACGTCGTCATCCCGCCCATCGCCCGCCGGGGCACCACCATCTCCATCCGCAAGTTCTTCAAGGACAAGCTGACGATGGAGGCCCTCATCAAATACAACTCGATGACGACGCAGATGGCGCGCATCATCGACGCGGCCATCCACACCAAGCTCAACATGCTGGTGTCCGGCGGCACGGGCTCGGGCAAGACGACGCTGCTCAACATCGTCTCCTCGCTCATCCCCGACGACGAGCGCATCCTCACCATCGAGGACTCGGCGGAGCTCCAGCTCAACCAGTCCCACCTGGTGGCCTTCGAGAGCCGCCCGCCGGACAAGTTCGGCAAGGGCGGCGTGGACATGGGCGACCTGCTCCACTCGGCCCTGCGTCTGCGCCCCGACCGCATCGTGGTGGGCGAGGTGCGCGGCGGCGAGGCCTTCTACCTGGTGCAGGCGATGAACACCGGCCACGGCGGCTCGCTGGCCACCTGCCACGCCAACACCCCCACGGACACGCTGCGCCGCATCGAGTCGCTGTGCCTCATGTCCGCCGTGGAGCTGCCCATGGTCGCCGTGCGCGCCCAGGTCGCCAGCGCCATCAACTTCATCGTCTGCTGCGAGCGCCTCCATGACGGCAGCCGCAAGACGATTGCCCTGTCCGAGGTGCTCCCGCTCAACGAGAAGGGCGACTACCGCACCCAGGACATCTTCGTCTTCACCCCGGTGACGAAGGACGAGGACGGCCACGTGCTGGGCTACCACGCCCCCACCGGCATCATCCCCACCTTCGTGGGCAAGGCGCGCGCCTACGGCTTCACGGACCTGGACGAGTCCTTCTTCGATCCGGCCACCTACGGGGTGCCGCCGCCGCCCACCTTCCAGGTCGGCTCCTCCTATGAGGTGCGCTGGGCCCCCTCGCTCAAGCACCGCGAGCAGGGCCGGCCGGACCCCTCCGAGTACAAGAAGCAGTGGCTGGACTTCGAGAAGAAGCTCCAGAACGACGCGCGCCACGGCAAGGACGGCCAGCCGGGAACCTCGCCGCCCGTGCAGGTGCAGGTGCCCGCCAACCTCCCTACCGGGAAGCCGCCGCCTCCTCCGGGAGCGAAGCCCGCCTCGGCGCCCGCGCAGCTGCGGCCCGCCAGCCGCCCCTCGCCCGACGCCCTCTCGGACGAGGACAAGACGCCGCCGCCCACCCGCAACCCCTTCGCTCGCGGTGAAGACGAGGACGACCTCAGCGCTCCGCCCGAGGAGCTGCCCACCCACGCGGGCATGCCTCCCAAGGACGAGCCCAAGGTGGAGATCGCCGAGGACCTGCTCGCGGAGGCCACCAATCCCCGCGCAGCAGCAGCCACGCCTCCGCGTCGCCCCACCGCTCCCGCCGCGGCGCCCGCCCGCCCGACCACCGGCGCCTCCAATGCGCTGCGCCCGGGCGCCGTGCCGCCTCGCCGGCCCGCTCCCGCGCCCACCTCCGCCGCTCGGCCGGCCGTGGACGACGAGGAGGTGGACAGTGGGGCCCCCAGCAAGGGAGAGAAGACCCAGATCCGCTCTCCTCCCCCCGAGCGACCGCGCCGGTGA
- a CDS encoding tetratricopeptide repeat protein yields MQEFIHRAGLIVLLLLLPLLVHAQEDSKLRGYLLSVNRLYAALEYEKALEQLTRAKRFAHTVEDDVTLSLYEGIILADMNRLEDSTAAFKAALFLNPEAKLPLEVSPKVAKRFESVRQEVRSEIAKAQQGPRPSASQAPRKSAPPPKAGNQQGDEALSQSMRAHAALPADADSTASTTNSQRSALRPQVLIPAISGGVLMLAGGTSWVLSRHERARLRGNDVTLATREDVHRSASRGRTYQAVGVGLLGAGLAGVGVAAGLFFSMPASTVSLDVTTDGTSAFVSGRWP; encoded by the coding sequence ATGCAAGAGTTCATCCACAGGGCGGGCCTGATTGTGCTCCTCTTGCTGCTCCCCTTGCTGGTGCATGCCCAAGAAGATTCCAAGCTGAGGGGCTATCTGCTTTCAGTCAATCGCCTCTACGCGGCACTTGAGTATGAAAAAGCTCTGGAACAGCTCACCCGAGCCAAGCGCTTTGCACACACCGTAGAAGATGACGTCACCCTGTCGCTGTACGAGGGCATCATCTTGGCGGATATGAACCGCTTGGAGGACTCCACGGCCGCGTTTAAGGCCGCGCTCTTCCTGAATCCCGAGGCAAAGCTTCCTTTGGAAGTGTCTCCCAAAGTGGCAAAACGCTTCGAGTCCGTGCGTCAGGAAGTACGTAGCGAGATAGCGAAGGCACAGCAGGGACCAAGGCCATCCGCGTCACAGGCTCCACGGAAGTCGGCCCCCCCGCCGAAGGCAGGAAATCAGCAAGGCGACGAAGCGCTCTCTCAATCAATGAGGGCCCACGCAGCATTGCCCGCCGACGCAGATTCAACGGCTTCAACGACGAACTCGCAGCGCAGTGCTCTGCGTCCTCAAGTACTTATTCCGGCAATCAGCGGCGGTGTGCTGATGCTCGCGGGGGGTACGTCCTGGGTATTGTCCCGGCACGAGCGAGCACGCCTGAGGGGAAATGACGTGACGCTTGCCACACGAGAGGATGTCCATCGCAGCGCCTCACGAGGGAGAACCTATCAAGCTGTAGGCGTGGGACTGCTTGGGGCAGGTCTCGCTGGTGTGGGAGTCGCCGCAGGCCTTTTCTTCAGCATGCCAGCATCCACAGTAAGTCTCGACGTCACCACGGATGGTACTTCCGCCTTTGTATCTGGGAGGTGGCCGTGA
- a CDS encoding serine/threonine-protein kinase, with translation MASARTCETCGLEVPPGAGVCPRDGTVILSSYMARDEEDTQIEALAKVWGDEPPSRGRNAPFAWGEEPPPRSQAPSDMDSSEPASPMWGEEPPTRDPLIGMKLGEYELRSRIGVGGMGFVYDGIQPLIGKRVAVKVLRPELAQAPEQVARLLAEARAVNAIRHRGIIDIFGFGQVPDGRQYIVMEFLDGQPLDGYLAEKIRLPPTEALSILDEVLAALGAAHGAGVVHRDLKPSNIFLVREPGGTRYVKLLDFGLAKQGQSGAAARTAQTRTDMVVGTPEYMAPEQARGQAVGPMTDLYAMGVVTFEMVTGRLPFIGTSPVDLLMKHVDARPPRPSEFVPELPPALDAFILQMLTKDPEARPSSADALRQQLHRLRRTMLRPTRAQASANGATGGTRVPTPGPAPATLPPEPTTSPSAAAAPRAASADASNAPTDELPKRSEPATVPNDIVKVEDPAPRQPQAPTPIAPEVIPAEVRAASRPAPMRRLMPMVVGVVAFLAAVGLLLWNRDTPAPDVKPPAVANPEPTPPSDKPGPPAPPPVDPVLANPSPGTSPVSPNPANPTPPPETAKPPEDSKAVAQPETPKPRNTNRPSSGTVAGASEMLENIDRLERDLNARLARGQEIQGAELARKKFRELRADTRKARDAEDLREVAKTLDFLEKALLKRQ, from the coding sequence ATGGCCTCTGCGCGCACCTGTGAAACCTGTGGTCTCGAAGTTCCGCCCGGCGCCGGTGTGTGCCCTCGGGACGGGACCGTGATTCTCTCGTCCTATATGGCCCGGGACGAGGAGGACACGCAGATCGAGGCCCTCGCCAAGGTGTGGGGTGATGAGCCCCCCTCCCGAGGCCGCAACGCCCCCTTCGCCTGGGGCGAGGAGCCTCCTCCCCGTAGCCAGGCCCCGAGTGACATGGACTCCTCCGAACCCGCGTCTCCCATGTGGGGAGAGGAGCCGCCGACGCGCGATCCGCTCATCGGCATGAAGCTGGGCGAGTACGAGCTGCGCTCGCGCATCGGCGTGGGCGGCATGGGCTTCGTCTATGACGGCATCCAGCCGCTGATCGGCAAGCGCGTGGCGGTGAAGGTGCTGCGGCCCGAGCTGGCCCAGGCCCCCGAGCAGGTGGCGCGGCTGCTGGCCGAGGCCCGCGCCGTCAACGCCATCCGCCACCGCGGCATCATCGACATCTTCGGCTTCGGGCAGGTGCCGGACGGACGGCAGTACATCGTCATGGAGTTCCTCGACGGGCAGCCGCTGGACGGCTACCTGGCCGAGAAGATCCGGCTGCCGCCCACCGAGGCGCTCTCCATCCTGGACGAGGTGCTGGCCGCGCTGGGCGCCGCGCACGGCGCGGGTGTGGTGCACCGAGACCTCAAGCCGAGCAACATCTTCCTGGTGCGCGAGCCGGGCGGCACGCGCTACGTGAAGCTGCTGGACTTCGGTCTGGCCAAGCAGGGCCAGAGCGGCGCCGCCGCGCGCACCGCGCAGACGCGCACGGACATGGTGGTGGGCACGCCCGAGTACATGGCGCCGGAGCAGGCCCGCGGCCAGGCCGTGGGGCCGATGACGGACCTGTACGCCATGGGCGTCGTCACCTTCGAGATGGTCACCGGCCGGCTGCCCTTCATCGGCACCTCGCCGGTGGACCTGCTGATGAAGCACGTGGACGCGCGTCCGCCGCGGCCCTCGGAGTTCGTGCCCGAGCTGCCGCCCGCGCTGGATGCCTTCATCCTGCAGATGCTGACGAAGGACCCCGAGGCGCGTCCCAGCTCGGCGGACGCCCTGCGGCAGCAGCTGCACCGCCTGCGCCGCACGATGCTGCGGCCCACGCGCGCCCAGGCCTCCGCCAACGGGGCGACCGGCGGCACGCGAGTGCCCACGCCCGGGCCCGCGCCCGCCACGCTGCCTCCCGAGCCCACCACGTCTCCGTCCGCCGCCGCGGCGCCCAGGGCCGCCTCCGCGGACGCCTCGAACGCGCCCACCGACGAGCTGCCCAAGCGCTCCGAGCCCGCCACGGTCCCCAACGACATCGTGAAGGTGGAGGACCCGGCGCCGCGTCAGCCCCAGGCCCCGACGCCCATCGCTCCCGAGGTCATCCCCGCGGAGGTTCGCGCCGCGAGCCGGCCCGCGCCCATGCGGCGCCTGATGCCGATGGTGGTGGGCGTCGTGGCGTTCCTGGCGGCCGTGGGCCTGCTGCTGTGGAACCGGGACACGCCCGCTCCGGACGTGAAGCCTCCGGCCGTGGCCAACCCCGAGCCCACCCCGCCTTCCGACAAGCCGGGGCCGCCGGCGCCTCCTCCGGTCGATCCGGTCCTGGCCAACCCCTCTCCCGGGACGAGCCCGGTGTCGCCGAACCCGGCGAACCCCACCCCGCCCCCGGAGACCGCGAAGCCGCCGGAGGACAGCAAGGCCGTGGCGCAGCCCGAGACGCCCAAGCCTCGCAACACCAACCGCCCCAGCTCCGGCACCGTGGCCGGCGCGTCCGAGATGCTCGAGAACATCGACCGGCTCGAGCGCGATCTGAATGCGCGCCTGGCCCGCGGTCAGGAGATCCAGGGCGCGGAGCTGGCGCGCAAGAAGTTCCGGGAGCTGCGCGCCGACACGCGCAAGGCGCGCGACGCCGAGGACCTGCGCGAGGTCGCCAAGACGCTCGACTTCCTGGAAAAGGCCCTGCTCAAGCGGCAGTAG
- a CDS encoding transglycosylase domain-containing protein: MKAIIWFILFLLGLAGVLVPISYLYNASKLPSMESEFDIEKQLKHSIEGERMSLVSGMYVKPDRPITFNRPDFSRLPKDLVAIYITQMGCPRFFQTPREDGAAWAWRLFVGITTGGQPEGDGACERLLALRIAWKLGVRDETELTVAANKLHAFLQKDQLIAYDLAIITFERGLVGVEDVAFKLFGKELDKLSLSELAELQLALPPYGYYYDLKACVNQAIMKQNRDLILKYTAGEQLLSADKVNNAMAQPVFCASRK, from the coding sequence GTGAAGGCCATCATCTGGTTCATTCTGTTCTTGTTGGGGCTCGCCGGGGTGCTCGTCCCGATCTCCTACCTCTACAACGCGAGCAAGCTGCCCTCGATGGAGAGCGAGTTCGACATCGAGAAGCAGCTCAAGCACAGCATCGAAGGCGAGCGGATGAGCCTGGTGTCCGGCATGTACGTGAAGCCGGACCGCCCCATCACCTTCAACCGCCCGGACTTCAGCCGGCTGCCGAAGGATCTGGTGGCCATCTACATCACCCAGATGGGCTGTCCCCGCTTCTTCCAGACGCCTCGAGAGGATGGGGCGGCGTGGGCTTGGCGGCTCTTCGTCGGAATCACGACGGGCGGCCAGCCCGAGGGAGACGGGGCCTGTGAGCGCCTGCTGGCCCTGCGCATCGCCTGGAAGCTGGGGGTACGCGACGAGACGGAGCTCACGGTGGCCGCCAACAAGCTCCATGCCTTCCTCCAGAAGGATCAGCTCATCGCCTACGACCTGGCCATCATCACCTTCGAGCGCGGCCTGGTGGGCGTGGAGGACGTGGCCTTCAAGCTCTTCGGGAAGGAGCTGGACAAGCTCTCGCTCTCGGAGCTCGCCGAGCTGCAGCTCGCGCTGCCGCCGTACGGCTACTACTACGACCTGAAGGCGTGCGTGAACCAGGCCATCATGAAGCAGAACCGGGACCTGATCCTCAAGTACACCGCCGGGGAGCAGCTGCTCAGCGCGGACAAGGTCAACAACGCCATGGCGCAGCCGGTGTTCTGCGCCTCTCGCAAGTAG
- a CDS encoding ferredoxin reductase domain-containing protein, whose protein sequence is MTQWHPATLVSRSPAADGLTDLTLDLSDTPLTGAHQRPGQYVHLRLPGHEEGLFALASPPGTARWDLLVKEGSPLTSALLVLPLGERVEVSPPKGRGFPLDQARGRDLLLFATGSGISPIRSVIESIRRERQTYGRVTLYFGVRTPGAFAYARDFEAWEQASIRVVRTVSQPGASGWQGLTGYVQAHLAEEPLTPGTLAFVCGQQEMVQGVVAALRARGLPPEAICQNF, encoded by the coding sequence ATGACCCAATGGCACCCCGCCACCCTGGTCTCCCGCTCGCCCGCGGCGGATGGACTGACCGACCTGACGCTCGATCTCTCGGACACCCCCCTGACGGGTGCCCACCAGCGGCCAGGCCAGTACGTCCACCTGCGCCTGCCCGGCCATGAGGAGGGGCTGTTCGCGCTGGCCTCTCCCCCGGGTACCGCGAGGTGGGACCTGCTGGTGAAGGAGGGCAGCCCGCTGACGAGCGCGCTGCTGGTGCTGCCGCTGGGTGAGCGCGTGGAGGTGAGCCCTCCCAAGGGGCGCGGCTTCCCGTTGGATCAGGCCCGGGGGAGGGATCTGCTCCTGTTCGCCACCGGCTCGGGCATCTCGCCCATCCGCTCCGTCATCGAGAGCATCCGGCGGGAGCGCCAGACCTATGGCCGGGTGACGCTGTACTTCGGCGTGCGTACACCTGGCGCCTTCGCCTACGCGAGGGACTTCGAGGCGTGGGAGCAGGCCTCCATCCGCGTGGTGCGCACGGTGAGCCAGCCCGGCGCCAGCGGGTGGCAGGGGCTCACCGGCTACGTGCAGGCGCACCTGGCCGAGGAGCCCCTCACGCCGGGCACGCTGGCCTTCGTGTGCGGCCAGCAGGAGATGGTGCAGGGCGTGGTGGCGGCGCTCCGGGCGCGAGGGCTGCCCCCGGAAGCCATCTGCCAGAACTTCTAG
- a CDS encoding WD40 repeat domain-containing protein, which translates to MSQQVRLLLAAALVLGAGCAHKPATLSSDTLSRLEQTPGGYLAGAPKELGDGPVLNNKDFVWSLDFSPDSSRVAYTHLGSKFYLLGLWTLGTPPVLVSDKNVNTYEADLEAVAFSADGGLLATAGRDGAVRLFDGATGEPKGQVVTEEPLTAVAFHPSGRYIVAGSARGLVSIFTLPQLSFIFESRAHMGQVSALAFARDGTLYSGGWDKHVRVWATREEALRTDQARVLFERRGGFTVVRGAVNGKAQVTFAVDTRAPAIILTTEAAGQAGIDVAFLKETVTVPTPLGNTVARLARAQSLRFKSMPVEGVDIAVCDVCVPSGAQGVLGTPFTDRFDVSFDESTHEAILTSKAGPAPGAETQGLTLAPQADFAFEGYVNDVTLDAKGLRLGVAFSEEKAERSRAVYEREKKGVQEPTAAFNAGALVDAASGRILQKWSIHGGVVSSAGISPDGRSLVTGGWDKRVLLLTEGQEQLQGQRGFGWSVRRVRFSPDGRWIGVAAWTPQNPIGDQESDPAAALFQVLYESASVERR; encoded by the coding sequence ATGAGCCAGCAGGTGCGTCTGCTGCTCGCCGCGGCGCTGGTGCTCGGAGCGGGCTGTGCCCACAAGCCCGCCACGCTCTCCTCGGACACGCTCTCGCGGCTGGAGCAGACGCCGGGCGGCTACCTGGCCGGAGCCCCGAAGGAGCTGGGGGACGGGCCGGTGCTCAACAACAAGGACTTCGTCTGGTCCCTGGACTTCTCCCCGGACAGCTCCCGCGTGGCGTACACGCACCTGGGCTCGAAGTTCTACCTGCTCGGGCTGTGGACGCTGGGCACGCCGCCGGTGCTCGTGTCCGACAAGAACGTGAACACCTACGAGGCGGACCTGGAGGCGGTGGCCTTCTCCGCGGACGGCGGCCTGCTGGCCACGGCGGGGCGGGATGGCGCCGTGCGCCTCTTCGATGGCGCCACCGGCGAGCCGAAGGGCCAGGTGGTGACGGAGGAGCCGCTCACCGCGGTGGCCTTCCACCCGAGCGGCCGCTACATCGTCGCGGGCAGCGCGCGGGGGCTCGTCTCCATCTTCACCCTGCCGCAGCTCTCCTTCATCTTCGAGTCCCGCGCCCACATGGGGCAGGTGAGCGCGCTCGCGTTCGCGCGGGACGGGACGCTCTACTCGGGAGGCTGGGACAAGCACGTGCGCGTGTGGGCCACCCGCGAGGAGGCGCTGCGCACGGATCAGGCCCGGGTGCTCTTCGAGCGGCGCGGCGGCTTCACCGTGGTGCGGGGCGCCGTCAACGGCAAGGCGCAGGTGACCTTCGCGGTGGACACGCGCGCCCCGGCCATCATCCTCACCACCGAGGCCGCGGGCCAGGCCGGCATCGACGTGGCCTTCCTCAAGGAGACCGTCACGGTGCCCACGCCGCTGGGCAACACGGTGGCGCGGCTGGCGCGTGCCCAGTCCCTGCGCTTCAAGTCCATGCCGGTGGAGGGCGTGGACATCGCGGTGTGCGACGTGTGCGTCCCCTCGGGCGCCCAGGGAGTGCTGGGCACGCCCTTCACGGACCGCTTCGACGTCTCCTTCGACGAGTCCACCCACGAGGCCATCCTCACCTCGAAGGCGGGCCCGGCTCCCGGCGCGGAGACGCAGGGGCTGACGCTGGCGCCCCAGGCGGACTTCGCCTTCGAGGGCTACGTCAACGACGTCACCCTGGACGCGAAGGGCCTGCGCCTGGGCGTGGCCTTCTCGGAGGAGAAGGCCGAGCGCAGCCGCGCCGTGTACGAGCGGGAGAAGAAGGGCGTCCAGGAGCCCACCGCCGCCTTCAATGCGGGCGCGCTGGTGGACGCCGCCTCCGGCAGGATTCTCCAGAAGTGGTCCATCCACGGCGGCGTGGTGTCCAGCGCCGGCATCTCTCCGGATGGCCGCTCGCTCGTCACCGGCGGCTGGGACAAGCGCGTGCTGCTGCTCACCGAGGGGCAGGAGCAGCTCCAGGGGCAGCGCGGCTTCGGCTGGTCCGTGCGCCGCGTGCGCTTCAGCCCGGACGGGCGCTGGATCGGCGTGGCGGCGTGGACGCCGCAGAACCCCATCGGAGATCAGGAGAGTGATCCGGCCGCGGCGCTCTTCCAGGTGCTCTACGAGTCGGCCTCGGTGGAGCGGCGCTGA